Proteins encoded in a region of the Quercus lobata isolate SW786 chromosome 8, ValleyOak3.0 Primary Assembly, whole genome shotgun sequence genome:
- the LOC115957677 gene encoding uncharacterized protein LOC115957677 isoform X1, translating into MTGGSLGLRTSSYGSLQQQFQNGFLQATQASPVLVRKPSKMLLSSSREKERLLPLICRYVGRRRVAMLLLVVLALLVFVFGSFTVNKESNISLHIGSMTPYRSDFPVFSNPLEVENSLGDKNSSGQNSSGGNDQSRSLSIPPPATIATLRDVIRSTPRLGHQCENFTRPPPPPPSSKKIGPRPCEVCYLPVKDAIASMPSSPSKSPVLRNLTYVHDENPIKTETHGGSDFGGYPSMKQRNESFDIKESMTVHCGFVKGSKPGDQSGFDIDEADLMELEQFHEVIVASAIFGNYDNIQQPRNISEAARKNIPFYMFIDEKTEAVMKNSSDLDSSKKFGFWRIIVVRNIPYSDPRRNGKVPKLLLHRIFPNVRYSIWIDGKLQLVVDPYQILERFLWRENANIAISRHYKRYDVFVEAEANKNAGKFDNASIDYQIDFYRREENLTAYNESKLPITSDVPEGCVIVKEHIPITNLFTCLWFNEVDRFTPRDQLSFSTVRDKIMSKVSWSINMFEDCERRNFVIQDYHKGVTKPPPRPRPPPRHRPVGPVIRHPLPPRPRPVGPVIRHPPPLPRSIPVVRSPIVRSPVKKSIRRKGERRSGQKRHRKVIAGSRDNNSF; encoded by the exons ATGACTGGAGGGTCATTGGGTTTACGTACTTCGAGTTATGGTTCTCTGCAACAACAGTTTCAGAATGGTTTCTTGCAGGCTACTCAGGCATCACCAGTACTTGTGCGAAAGCCTTCAAAGATGCTTCTTTCTAGTTCAAGGGAGAAGGAAAGGCTTCTTCCCTTAATTTGTCGATATGTTGGTCGAAGGAGGGTTGCAATGCTCCTCTTGGTTGTCCTTGctcttttggtttttgtatttggttcCTTTACGGTTAATAAAG AATCAAACATCTCTTTACATATCGGAAGCATGACGCCTTATCGGTCAGATTTTCCTGTATTTTCAAATCCACTGGAAGTAGAAAATAGCCTTGGGGATAAAAATTCTTCTGGACAGAACTCTTCGGGAGGAAATGATCAAAGCAGATCCCTGTCAATTCCTCCTCCTGCTACTATTGCAACACTTAGAGATGTTATAAGGTCTACCCCTCGATTGGGCCATCAATGTGAAAATTTTACACGTCCTCCTCCCCCGCCTCCTAGTAGTAAAAAGATCGGACCACGCC cATGTGAAGTATGTTACCTTCCTGTTAAGGACGCTATAGCTAGCATGCCGAGCTCTCCATCAAAATCACCAGTGCTTCGGAATTTGACATATGTTCATGATGAAAATCCTATTAAAACTGAGACTCATGGAGGCTCTGACTTTGGTGGATATCCTTCTATGAAGCAGAGGAATGAATCTTTTGATATAAAAGAGTCAATGACAGTGCACTGTGG ATTTGTAAAAGGAAGCAAACCTGGTGACCAGAGTGGATTTGATATTGATGAAGCTGATCTTATGGAGCTGGAGCAGTTCCATGAGGTTATTGTTGCATCAGCCATTTTTG GAAACTATGACAATATCCAACAGCCCAGGAACATTAGTGAAGCAGCAAGGAAAAATATtcctttttatatgtttattgaTGAAAAGACAGAAGCTGTTATGAAGAATTCTAGTGACTTGGACAGCAGTAAGAAGTTTGGATTTTGGAGAATCATTGTTGTTCGTAATATTCCATACAGTGATCCAAGACGTAATGGAAAG GTTCCAAAGCTTCTATTGCATAGGATCTTCCCCAATGTGCGGTACTCTATATGGATTGATGGAAAGCTCCAGCTTGTTGTGGATCCATATCAAATTCTTGAGAG GTTCTTGTGGCGTGAAAATGCTAATATCGCCATCTCAAGACACTATAAACGCTATGATGTGTTTGTAGAGGCTGAAGCAAATAAAAATGCTGGGAAATTCGACAATGCCTCCATTGACTACCAGATCGATTTTTATAGAAGGGAGGAGAATTTAACAGCATATAATGAGTCTAAGCTTCCGATTACTAGTG ATGTTCCTGAAGGTTGCGTCATTGTAAAGGAGCACATTCCCATCACAAATCTTTTTACCTGTCTATGGTTCAATGAAGTTGATCGTTTTACTCCTAGGGATCAGTTAAGCTTTTCCACTGTTAGAGACAAAATAATGTCAAAAGTTAGTTGGAGCATCAATATGTTCGAGGATTGTGAAAGACGTAACTTTGTGATACAG GATTACCACAAAGGTGTAACAAAGCCCCCCCCCAGGCCTCGTCCCCCCCCCAGGCATCGTCCAGTTGGTCCAGTTATCCGCCATCCTTTGCCTCCCAGGCCTCGTCCAGTTGGTCCAGTTATCCGTCATCCACCACCTTTGCCTCGTTCTATTCCAGTTGTAAGGTCTCCAATTGTAAGGTCTCCAGTGAAGAAGAGCATTAGGCGAAAAGGAGAGAGGAGATCTGGTCAGAAGCGTCATCGTAAAGTTATTGCTGGTAGTAGAGataacaattcattttag
- the LOC115957275 gene encoding cytochrome c oxidase copper chaperone 1-like, whose translation MGELNIETASSALALRVSPLKQESAVTTGPDTKPKKKICCACPDTKKLRDECIVEHGEDACAKWIDAHRQCLRAEGFNV comes from the coding sequence ATGGGTGAGTTGAACATAGAGACTGCTTCCTCGGCCTTAGCTTTGCGAGTTTCACCACTAAAGCAAGAGTCAGCTGTTACAACTGGTCCAGATACCAAGCCAAAGAAGAAAATCTGCTGTGCTTGCCCTGACACTAAGAAGCTGAGAGATGAATGCATCGTGGAGCATGGTGAAGATGCTTGTGCTAAATGGATAGATGCTCATCGTCAGTGCCTTCGGGCAGAGGGCTTTAATGTTTGA
- the LOC115957677 gene encoding uncharacterized protein LOC115957677 isoform X3 — MLLSSSREKERLLPLICRYVGRRRVAMLLLVVLALLVFVFGSFTVNKESNISLHIGSMTPYRSDFPVFSNPLEVENSLGDKNSSGQNSSGGNDQSRSLSIPPPATIATLRDVIRSTPRLGHQCENFTRPPPPPPSSKKIGPRPCEVCYLPVKDAIASMPSSPSKSPVLRNLTYVHDENPIKTETHGGSDFGGYPSMKQRNESFDIKESMTVHCGFVKGSKPGDQSGFDIDEADLMELEQFHEVIVASAIFGNYDNIQQPRNISEAARKNIPFYMFIDEKTEAVMKNSSDLDSSKKFGFWRIIVVRNIPYSDPRRNGKVPKLLLHRIFPNVRYSIWIDGKLQLVVDPYQILERFLWRENANIAISRHYKRYDVFVEAEANKNAGKFDNASIDYQIDFYRREENLTAYNESKLPITSDVPEGCVIVKEHIPITNLFTCLWFNEVDRFTPRDQLSFSTVRDKIMSKVSWSINMFEDCERRNFVIQDYHKGVTKPPPRPRPPPRHRPVGPVIRHPLPPRPRPVGPVIRHPPPLPRSIPVVRSPIVRSPVKKSIRRKGERRSGQKRHRKVIAGSRDNNSF; from the exons ATGCTTCTTTCTAGTTCAAGGGAGAAGGAAAGGCTTCTTCCCTTAATTTGTCGATATGTTGGTCGAAGGAGGGTTGCAATGCTCCTCTTGGTTGTCCTTGctcttttggtttttgtatttggttcCTTTACGGTTAATAAAG AATCAAACATCTCTTTACATATCGGAAGCATGACGCCTTATCGGTCAGATTTTCCTGTATTTTCAAATCCACTGGAAGTAGAAAATAGCCTTGGGGATAAAAATTCTTCTGGACAGAACTCTTCGGGAGGAAATGATCAAAGCAGATCCCTGTCAATTCCTCCTCCTGCTACTATTGCAACACTTAGAGATGTTATAAGGTCTACCCCTCGATTGGGCCATCAATGTGAAAATTTTACACGTCCTCCTCCCCCGCCTCCTAGTAGTAAAAAGATCGGACCACGCC cATGTGAAGTATGTTACCTTCCTGTTAAGGACGCTATAGCTAGCATGCCGAGCTCTCCATCAAAATCACCAGTGCTTCGGAATTTGACATATGTTCATGATGAAAATCCTATTAAAACTGAGACTCATGGAGGCTCTGACTTTGGTGGATATCCTTCTATGAAGCAGAGGAATGAATCTTTTGATATAAAAGAGTCAATGACAGTGCACTGTGG ATTTGTAAAAGGAAGCAAACCTGGTGACCAGAGTGGATTTGATATTGATGAAGCTGATCTTATGGAGCTGGAGCAGTTCCATGAGGTTATTGTTGCATCAGCCATTTTTG GAAACTATGACAATATCCAACAGCCCAGGAACATTAGTGAAGCAGCAAGGAAAAATATtcctttttatatgtttattgaTGAAAAGACAGAAGCTGTTATGAAGAATTCTAGTGACTTGGACAGCAGTAAGAAGTTTGGATTTTGGAGAATCATTGTTGTTCGTAATATTCCATACAGTGATCCAAGACGTAATGGAAAG GTTCCAAAGCTTCTATTGCATAGGATCTTCCCCAATGTGCGGTACTCTATATGGATTGATGGAAAGCTCCAGCTTGTTGTGGATCCATATCAAATTCTTGAGAG GTTCTTGTGGCGTGAAAATGCTAATATCGCCATCTCAAGACACTATAAACGCTATGATGTGTTTGTAGAGGCTGAAGCAAATAAAAATGCTGGGAAATTCGACAATGCCTCCATTGACTACCAGATCGATTTTTATAGAAGGGAGGAGAATTTAACAGCATATAATGAGTCTAAGCTTCCGATTACTAGTG ATGTTCCTGAAGGTTGCGTCATTGTAAAGGAGCACATTCCCATCACAAATCTTTTTACCTGTCTATGGTTCAATGAAGTTGATCGTTTTACTCCTAGGGATCAGTTAAGCTTTTCCACTGTTAGAGACAAAATAATGTCAAAAGTTAGTTGGAGCATCAATATGTTCGAGGATTGTGAAAGACGTAACTTTGTGATACAG GATTACCACAAAGGTGTAACAAAGCCCCCCCCCAGGCCTCGTCCCCCCCCCAGGCATCGTCCAGTTGGTCCAGTTATCCGCCATCCTTTGCCTCCCAGGCCTCGTCCAGTTGGTCCAGTTATCCGTCATCCACCACCTTTGCCTCGTTCTATTCCAGTTGTAAGGTCTCCAATTGTAAGGTCTCCAGTGAAGAAGAGCATTAGGCGAAAAGGAGAGAGGAGATCTGGTCAGAAGCGTCATCGTAAAGTTATTGCTGGTAGTAGAGataacaattcattttag
- the LOC115957285 gene encoding uncharacterized protein LOC115957285: MGSSGFLLICILHSGIALTCGALMMFYSHEVYVFGYGLETANKLQGSTPHDQLLIGTSDSFSGLLLFAIGSLLFMVGFVQDREFQSFFAKGCVFLHISMAVWRVYFGMKLEDLAFDWPRQVFGDFALALSWVFFLVYSWREKYD; this comes from the coding sequence atggGATCATCTGGTTTTTTATTGATATGTATTCTCCATTCTGGGATTGCTCTGACTTGTGGAGCTTTAATGATGTTTTACTCCCATGAGGTCTATGTGTTTGGCTATGGCCTCGAGACCGCGAATAAGCTTCAAGGATCAACACCCCATGATCAGTTACTGATTGGAACCTCCGATTCCTTCTCGGGTTTGCTTTTATTTGCAATAGGGTCCCTTTTGTTCATGGTGGGTTTTGTTCAGGACAGAGAGTTTCAGAGTTTTTTTGCCAAGGGATGCGTGTTTCTTCACATCTCCATGGCTGTTTGGAGAGTATATTTTGGGATGAAACTTGAGGATCTTGCTTTTGATTGGCCAAGGCAGGTTTTTGGGGATTTTGCATTGGCACTTTCTtgggttttctttcttgtgtACTCATGGAGAGAGAAGTATGATTAG
- the LOC115957677 gene encoding uncharacterized protein LOC115957677 isoform X2: MTGGSLGLRTSSYGSLQQQFQNGFLQATQASPVLVRKPSKMLLSSSREKERLLPLICRYVGRRRVAMLLLVVLALLVFVFGSFTVNKESNISLHIGSMTPYRSDFPVFSNPLEVENSLGDKNSSGQNSSGGNDQSRSLSIPPPATIATLRDVIRSTPRLGHQCENFTRPPPPPPSSKKIGPRPCEVCYLPVKDAIASMPSSPSKSPVLRNLTYVHDENPIKTETHGGSDFGGYPSMKQRNESFDIKESMTVHCGFVKGSKPGDQSGFDIDEADLMELEQFHEVIVASAIFGNYDNIQQPRNISEAARKNIPFYMFIDEKTEAVMKNSSDLDSSKKFGFWRIIVVRNIPYSDPRRNGKVPKLLLHRIFPNVRYSIWIDGKLQLVVDPYQILERFLWRENANIAISRHYKRYDVFVEAEANKNAGKFDNASIDYQIDFYRREENLTAYNESKLPITSDVPEGCVIVKEHIPITNLFTCLWFNEVDRFTPRDQLSFSTVRDKIMSKVSWSINMFEDCERRNFVIQDYHKGVTKPPPRPRPVGPVIRHPPPLPRSIPVVRSPIVRSPVKKSIRRKGERRSGQKRHRKVIAGSRDNNSF; the protein is encoded by the exons ATGACTGGAGGGTCATTGGGTTTACGTACTTCGAGTTATGGTTCTCTGCAACAACAGTTTCAGAATGGTTTCTTGCAGGCTACTCAGGCATCACCAGTACTTGTGCGAAAGCCTTCAAAGATGCTTCTTTCTAGTTCAAGGGAGAAGGAAAGGCTTCTTCCCTTAATTTGTCGATATGTTGGTCGAAGGAGGGTTGCAATGCTCCTCTTGGTTGTCCTTGctcttttggtttttgtatttggttcCTTTACGGTTAATAAAG AATCAAACATCTCTTTACATATCGGAAGCATGACGCCTTATCGGTCAGATTTTCCTGTATTTTCAAATCCACTGGAAGTAGAAAATAGCCTTGGGGATAAAAATTCTTCTGGACAGAACTCTTCGGGAGGAAATGATCAAAGCAGATCCCTGTCAATTCCTCCTCCTGCTACTATTGCAACACTTAGAGATGTTATAAGGTCTACCCCTCGATTGGGCCATCAATGTGAAAATTTTACACGTCCTCCTCCCCCGCCTCCTAGTAGTAAAAAGATCGGACCACGCC cATGTGAAGTATGTTACCTTCCTGTTAAGGACGCTATAGCTAGCATGCCGAGCTCTCCATCAAAATCACCAGTGCTTCGGAATTTGACATATGTTCATGATGAAAATCCTATTAAAACTGAGACTCATGGAGGCTCTGACTTTGGTGGATATCCTTCTATGAAGCAGAGGAATGAATCTTTTGATATAAAAGAGTCAATGACAGTGCACTGTGG ATTTGTAAAAGGAAGCAAACCTGGTGACCAGAGTGGATTTGATATTGATGAAGCTGATCTTATGGAGCTGGAGCAGTTCCATGAGGTTATTGTTGCATCAGCCATTTTTG GAAACTATGACAATATCCAACAGCCCAGGAACATTAGTGAAGCAGCAAGGAAAAATATtcctttttatatgtttattgaTGAAAAGACAGAAGCTGTTATGAAGAATTCTAGTGACTTGGACAGCAGTAAGAAGTTTGGATTTTGGAGAATCATTGTTGTTCGTAATATTCCATACAGTGATCCAAGACGTAATGGAAAG GTTCCAAAGCTTCTATTGCATAGGATCTTCCCCAATGTGCGGTACTCTATATGGATTGATGGAAAGCTCCAGCTTGTTGTGGATCCATATCAAATTCTTGAGAG GTTCTTGTGGCGTGAAAATGCTAATATCGCCATCTCAAGACACTATAAACGCTATGATGTGTTTGTAGAGGCTGAAGCAAATAAAAATGCTGGGAAATTCGACAATGCCTCCATTGACTACCAGATCGATTTTTATAGAAGGGAGGAGAATTTAACAGCATATAATGAGTCTAAGCTTCCGATTACTAGTG ATGTTCCTGAAGGTTGCGTCATTGTAAAGGAGCACATTCCCATCACAAATCTTTTTACCTGTCTATGGTTCAATGAAGTTGATCGTTTTACTCCTAGGGATCAGTTAAGCTTTTCCACTGTTAGAGACAAAATAATGTCAAAAGTTAGTTGGAGCATCAATATGTTCGAGGATTGTGAAAGACGTAACTTTGTGATACAG GATTACCACAAAGGTGTAACAAAGCCCCCCCCCAG GCCTCGTCCAGTTGGTCCAGTTATCCGTCATCCACCACCTTTGCCTCGTTCTATTCCAGTTGTAAGGTCTCCAATTGTAAGGTCTCCAGTGAAGAAGAGCATTAGGCGAAAAGGAGAGAGGAGATCTGGTCAGAAGCGTCATCGTAAAGTTATTGCTGGTAGTAGAGataacaattcattttag